Below is a genomic region from Bacillota bacterium.
GAGGTTGCTGGTCTGGTCAACTCCGTAACGGGCGAAGGCGTGGCTACATTCCTGGAGGAGCACCCGTCTGTGGTCAAGCGCATCGTGGAGAAGGCGGTGAGTGCCGCCCGGGCACGGGAGGCCGCCAGGAAAGCCAGGGACCTGGTGAGGAGAAAGAATGCCCTGGAGGTGACGTCTCTCCCTGGAAAACTCACCGACTGCAGTGTCAAGGACCCCGCTCTGGCTGAACTCTTTCTCGTTGAGGGGGATTCAGCCGGAGGCTCCGCCAAGCAAGGCCGGGATAGGCGCTTCCAGGCTATCTTGCCGCTTAGGGGCAAGATCCTCAACGTCGAGAAGTCCCGCATGGACAAGATCCTGAGCCACGAGGAGATCAGGGCGCTCATCACCGCTCTCGGTACAGGCATCGGGGAGGAGCTTGACATCAGCAAGGCCCGCTACCACCGGGTGATAATCATGAGCGTGGACGGGGACGAGTGCTGTCTTGTCAAGAAGGCAGAGCGGGTGGAGTCGGTCCGCGCTGGCGCTTTCATTGACGAATGCCTGGATGGCCTCAGGAGCATCCAAGACTACGAGGTGGCCTGTTTCTGCCCTGAGACACTCCAGTCTGTATTCAAGCCCATTTGCTCCGTTATCAGGCACCCCATCCACGAGCCGCTGCACGAGGTCTCAACGGCATGCGGAAGGTCGGTCCGGATCACGTCCTCCCACAGTGTCTTCGTTTACCGGGGGGGCATGGTACAGCTGGCCAAGGGAAGCGAGATACGCCCCGGTGACCTCCTGGTCGCCCCGGGCCGGTTAGACTTTCAAGGAACGCCAGGCGGAACCCCTGGGAGCCTTAAAGGCCTGGCAGCGGGATTTGGCGGAAAGGACAGCGGCTATCTCCCCGCCGCTGCCCTATCTAGCCAGGAGGGGAGACGCGCTTTCCTCAGGGGACTCTTCCAGGCCTCCGGTTCCGTCAACTGCGGGGGTATCGACTTTCCGGCAAGATCCAGGGAAATGGCTTCGCACCTTGCCTATCTTATGCTTGGAGAAGGGATCAGCCCCCTTATCAGTGAGAACGGCAGCAGGCTGAGCATTCGTGGCAGGGATTCCCTGGCCTCCCTTAGGACCGTATGGGCGGGACACCCAGACCAGGGGAGGGTGGAAGACATCCTGTCGGGAGCCGAGACCGAGCCGCCGCACGTCACCGCCATCGGCGGGGACCTCATCGCAACACCTGTGGTATCGTCAAGGCAGGTACACGGAACAAGCCAGGTCTACGACTTCTCCGTAGAGGGCCACGAGAACTTCTTCGCGGGTCTGGGTGGCATATGCTGCCACAATACCGACGCTGACGTCGATGGTGCCCACATAAGAACCCTTCTCCTGACCTTCTTCTTCCGCCATATGGCTCCCCTCATCGAGGCGGGTTACGTGTACGCGGCGCAGCCCCCACTCTTCCTCGCAAAGAAGGGGAAAGAGGAGAAGTATCTCTACTCTGAACAGGCCCTCCAACAGCACTTGAATGACTCTGGGCATGACGGGGCAACCATCCAGCGATACAAGGGCCTGGGAGAGATGAACCCAGAGCAGCTGTGGAGCACCACCATGAACCCGGAGACTCGCACGCTGCTCCAGGTGACGGTACGAGACGCGCTACACGCGGACCAGATCTTCACCATTCTCATGGGTGACAAGGTAGAGCCGCGGAGAGAGTTCATCCAAGCCCACGCCGATAAGGTGAGGTTCCTGGATACCATAGGTTAAGTAGAGGCTCAGGTGAAAGTGAGGAGGTCATATTGTTCAGCCGGGGTAGGGTCCTGGATGTAAGCATTGAAGAGGAGATGCAGAAGTCCTACATCGACTACGCCATGAGCGTGATCGTGGCCAGGGCGCTACCAGATGTACGCGACGGCCTCAAGCCAGTCCACAGGCGGATCCTCTGGGCTATGCAGGAGATGGGCATGACCCACGATAAGCCATACAAGAAGGCGGCGAGGGTCGTGGGGGAGGTCCTGGGCAAGTACCACCCCCACGGAGACCTCTCGGTATATGATGCCGTGGTCCGGATGGTCCAGGCCTTTTCCAGCAGGTATCCCCTCCTGGATGGCCATGGGAACTTCGGCTCGGTTGACGGGGACTCGCCCGCAGCCATGCGTTACACTGAAGTGAGGATGAGCAGGTTAGCCTCGGAGATGCTTCGGGATATAGATAAAGACACCATTGACGTTGGCCCCAACTTTGATGACTCCCTGCAGGAACCGCTGGTTCTCCCATCACGCATCCCTAACCTGCTATGTAACGGGTCCTCGGGCATAGCCGTGGGCATGGCAACCAACATCCCGCCCCATAACATCTCGGAGGTCCTGGATGCAGTAATCGCCCTCATAGATAACCCTGAGATCTCTACCGAAGAGCTTATGGGACTGGTGAAAGGGCCTGACTTCCCCACAGGCGGCCTTATCCTCGGAAGCGAGGGCATCAGGGAGGCCTACGAAACCGGGAGGGGCATTGTAACCATGCGCGCGCAGGTGAGGATAGAGGAGAGCGAAAATGGCAAGCACCAGATACTTGTCACTGAGCTGCCCTACCAGGTCAACAAGGCACGCCTCCTGGAGCGCATCGCAGAGCTGGCCAGGGAGCGAAGGATTGAAGGAATAGCCGACCTCCGGGACGAGTCAGACCGGAGCGGGCTCAGGGTTGTCATCGAGCTCAAGCGGGATGCAAACGCCAACGTCATCCTGAACCAGTTGCTGAAACACACCCAGCTGCAGCAGACCTTTGGCATTATCATGCTGGCACTGGTCTCAGGCCGCCCAGCCGTGCTAAGGCTCAGAGACCTCCTGTGGCACTACCTGCAACACCAGAAGGACATAGTCACCAGGAGGAGCCGGTTCGAACTGGCCAAGACCGAGGCTAGGGCCCATATTCTCGAGGGGCTCAGGATTGCCTTGGACAACTTGGATGCTGTCATCAGCCTGATCCGGGCTTCACACACGGTGGA
It encodes:
- a CDS encoding DNA gyrase subunit B; translated protein: MPENDKSLGEELKENYDETQIQVLEGLEAVRKRPGMYVGSTGPRGLHHLVFEVVDNSIDEALAGFCTDIKVVLHKDNSVTVVDNGRGIPVKIQPKVGRPAVEVALTMLHAGGKFGGGGYKVSGGLHGVGVSVVNALSEWLQVEVKRDGGVFCQRYSRGHPVTDLERTGASQTTGTKVTFKPDPEVFETIEFNADIIAQRLRELAFLNQGLRISLHDERDGEKTQYRYEGGITAFVQNLGKNKDVLHSKPIYLKTQKNGLEIECALQYNQGYVENILSYANTIRTHEGGTHEAGFKTALTRVINDYARRTGALKESEPNLSGDDIREGLTAVIHVKMENAQFEGQTKTKLGNSEVAGLVNSVTGEGVATFLEEHPSVVKRIVEKAVSAARAREAARKARDLVRRKNALEVTSLPGKLTDCSVKDPALAELFLVEGDSAGGSAKQGRDRRFQAILPLRGKILNVEKSRMDKILSHEEIRALITALGTGIGEELDISKARYHRVIIMSVDGDECCLVKKAERVESVRAGAFIDECLDGLRSIQDYEVACFCPETLQSVFKPICSVIRHPIHEPLHEVSTACGRSVRITSSHSVFVYRGGMVQLAKGSEIRPGDLLVAPGRLDFQGTPGGTPGSLKGLAAGFGGKDSGYLPAAALSSQEGRRAFLRGLFQASGSVNCGGIDFPARSREMASHLAYLMLGEGISPLISENGSRLSIRGRDSLASLRTVWAGHPDQGRVEDILSGAETEPPHVTAIGGDLIATPVVSSRQVHGTSQVYDFSVEGHENFFAGLGGICCHNTDADVDGAHIRTLLLTFFFRHMAPLIEAGYVYAAQPPLFLAKKGKEEKYLYSEQALQQHLNDSGHDGATIQRYKGLGEMNPEQLWSTTMNPETRTLLQVTVRDALHADQIFTILMGDKVEPRREFIQAHADKVRFLDTIG